GAAATGGCTAAGATGATTTAGGACAAAATTATGAAACCGAAAGACAAAAATATTTTTCAGAAAATACCGCTTTTTACAATCCTCCTCTATTGGGTTGTTTCAAATGGTTTTCAATGGGCTGAGGCGCAAAATGTGTTGCAGGTTGCTACCAAAGCTATTGAAAAAACCGTGGCAGCCCCTGCTATACGCACACTTCACATCAATGCAGAAAAAGCCGATATAGAGCTGATTGCCTGGGATAAAACGGAAATTTCCATTGTGATGGAGCTTTCGGCAAGACATCCCGACAAAATAACGGCGACGAATGATCTGGCCAAGCTACAATACATCGCCGACCGCAGCGGTAAGGATTATTTTCTGAGAAATTACATTTTGCTCAAAGAAGGAGAGAGCAAACCGCTGTCCAACCTGAAAGCGCGGTATACCATCCATCTGCCGGCATCCTGCGCAATTGATTTGAAAAATACTTTTGGGACAATTCAGATGAAAGGACTAACAAACAATCTGAAACTGAACGCGGATTTTTGCACGACTACACTATTAAATATCAAAGGAATCGGATTGTTGGAAACCACTTTTGGAGAACTGAGGGGGATTGAAATTTCGGGAAACTTTACCTTCACCAGTGATCACACGAACCTTCGTCTTGAAAATATCGGCGGAGCAGTGAAAATGAATACTTTGTATGGAAATGTAGACATACAGCCATCTTCCGGCTTGACAAGTCTAGCGATACAATCCAAAAAGGCTGTGGTGACAATGTTTTCAAAGAACTGGCAGCAATTTGATTACGACATCAATAGCGCTTACACAACGATGAAACTTCCGAACGGTTTCAAATGGAAACGAAATACCAGCGATTTTAAAGACGCTTTCTTTTCTAAAAACCAGATTGCCAACGTGCAGATCAGTGCAGAATTTGGAAATCTGACCATAAAATAATGCCGCTTGCCCAAACTATTAGCCATGAAAAAAATTATCCTTTGCTCTCTAATAAAACGTGAGGGACAACCGGGCGACAATTTAAAAAATGAGCTACAAAAAATTAATTCAAAATTTTTCGGGATATCTAATCGCAATTGCACTAATTTTCTTATTCATGATAATTTCAAATTTATCCTTTTTCTGGCCGAACAATAACCTGAACCATACTGAATCCCAATATCAGTCAGGCATCATTAAAATCCAGCAATATTTATTCCATCTCAACAACGGATGCAGACGCGGTGAGTTTGATGTAGCCCAGAATACATTTCTGGATCTTCAACACCACTGGCAGCGACAGGATGTAATTGCCAAGTCCTTGCGCATTCCGGCCTTTTCTGCAACAAGCTATTTTCCTTCAGATAGTCTGGCAACATTGGAAGGTTATTTAAACCAGCTGTATGAATCTTCAGGCCAATAATTTGATCCTGATTTTATTTTTAAAGAGATCGGAAGGATCACAGATAAGGTTGACAGGATGCAGCCTGCCAAATAAAATATCCGAATATACAGCTTAGCGTTTCAACGATCTGATCAATTTCTGCGGACAATTAAATTTCCATTATTTAGTGGAACCGGATGATTTCTAAAAGACTTTTCATGACCAATAATGCGTCGTATAATACTTATGGTTATCATTTATAATGACAGTCGCCTCTTCGATGGGAACGCCGCTCAAAAGGAGTTGAATTTAAAATCGGAATTCGTTTTGACAGTTTCTAAAAAATAACTCTCAGCAATTTCGCTGGCAGCTAACCCAAAATAATAACAAACCTGGCAGGATGGACGCTTTGAAGCCAAAGAGACATTTTGAAGGATCCTGGGTTTTCAGTGTTCATTATGGCTATGGAAGAAAAAATGTATTCACGGCAGTTGATAAAACGCTTGATTATACATTTCAATACTACAATATTAGTGGTTTAACCCCTTTCACGTTCGTTCCTTCCATTACTTATAATCTGGTGATTAAATAATTTTTGCTCCATACAACCAAATCCACCCGAAACTACCTCTTTGCAAAAGGAATGATTAAATAATTTTTATGAACACTTATTATTCATTTGCGTTTCGTCGTAGTGTGTCTTTTTTTATAAAGTCAAAACTGCCAGGATGGTTAACAGCCATCTTTACAGCCTTTATTTCCTGTATATTTTCATCTGGATTTGCCCAGGACAGTACTACAATCAGGTATAGTTTAGATCTGGATACGTTAACTGAGCAACGGTTCATAGATAGATATGAAAACGTGTTTATGACGAAAATTCCTACCCGGCATATGTTTAAAATAGGGATATCACAGTATTATCAACCCATTCAGTTTTCTCTGCTTGATGATAAGATATTTAATAATTCCTCTTTAACGCTCGGCTATGAGTTCAAGTTTTTACCCTCTGTTTCTGCCGCAGTATCTGCCCACCTGCCGTTTTATTCTGCCGAAATTCCAGGGAAGTATGTATCAAAAAGTATAGTTTACGATGCCCAGCTCCGGTGGTTTTTTGATATGAAAAAAAGGATTCGTAAAGGGCAAAGTGCAAATAATTTCAGTGGAAACTACCTGGCAATAAATTATACGCTTCCTGGTACCCATGTTATTTGGGAAAACGAACCAACCATTGGTCTGAAAGCAGGTTTTCAGCGCCGTCTCCTTAATTCTGGATTTGTTGATTATGCATTCGCGCTTCAGCAGAGAAGTCTGAGTTTTCGGTATGGCTTATTTTATTTCTGGCAATTTTCCACTCAGATAAGTTATGGATTCGCTTTTGGAGATTGGAAAAGAGCCAGAAAACACCCTTTGTGTGATGTGCTGCTTTGCGATGAAAATATTCAGCACCAGTGGAAATACAAAATTCCGGAAATCACTTTGGGCTATCATTTGTACCGGGTAAGACTTGGAGCAGCCTATGAGCATAAGATCAAATCATCTCCCTTCTCATTGAATTTTCAGTATGATTTTAATATCACCAAGGGTTATTCGTATGTCAAACAACCTGCCAACTACATGGCTTATGATACCTATGGATCGGATAATACAAAGGAGTTATCACAATTTTTCACATTTCAGCCCAGATATTATTTTTTGCAAAAACGAAATCAAATGGCCGGCAGGGGAGGGAATGGATTATCGGGGATTTATACAGGAATAAATGCGGAGCTAGGTGTTTACTTCGGAAAACATAATATTTTTAACGATTTGAAGTTTAGACGTAATACCCTTTATACCGGTGCACTTTTCGGTTTTCAACAACGACTATTTCGTCATGGATACGTTGATTTTAATACCTCATACAATTTTAAACATGAGTTTCGTCAATCTGAAAATTCCAGTGGATTCAGAGGAAATCTTGGGTTAGGTTTTGCATTTTAATACTATGGTTCATAGATAATTGTCCTTTGTCATAAGCACCGGCTAGTTTCCAAGCAGATGAAGTTCGACAATTACGTCGATGCTTTCTTCTTCAATATATTTTTCTCTTTGGTCTCTGAGAACACAATCTATAAAATTGATATAAGTAATAATTTATTAACCAAAATACCTGTTATTATAGATAGCTTATAGACAAATTTGGAGCGATAAAACAATATCGTTAACCAATTCAATATTTTAATTCTAAGATCACTAAATAGTTGAATGAAAATTATTCCTGATAAATTATTGATTGTTCGTGAGGAAGATGAACACGCTTTTCATACTGGCAGAATATCTGATCGTTATCAATTTTGGGGATACAATACATTTGCATTTGAATCAGGAGCAATAGGTATTCCCCAAAATTGGGAAAATTTAAGAAAGGAGTATATAGTGCTGAATCTTTTCGATGTTGAGGATAACATTTATCAACTGAGTTTTGGTACGATGGATTTACGAGCGAATTGAATTCGGCGTTAATTCCTGAAAAAATAGAAGGATGGTTACGGCAAAAAAGGAAAGTATGTTTTTACAAACATTGAGGTAGAATTATTTAACGGAATCGTTTTTGGGTTGATTCCGGATTTTCAAAACCAATCCAGTGAATTAATGCCAAGTTCAACTATCAGTTTTATAGATCCTTGGGATGGAGAGTACTTCACTTAAATGAATCGAAATAAGGCGATTGGAAAATGGTACAATTAAAAAGACAAAGTGGTCTCAAAAAGCGAATATGATGTGGGAAGAATTAAAAGTATATCAACAATTAGACAAGAAAGAAATTAATGCCTCCTTCAAAAAATTTGGTTTGAAAATCCTGTCGGAGCTTGAAGACTATAAAATAGACCAAACAAGTTCAATGATTAAACTATATAGAAATGTGAACCAACTTGAACAAGCTGTGTTTATCGAAAAATTAACTGGTTCTTATAATTTAAAAGTACTGACTTGCATAAAACCTGCCGATTTATACTTACACCACAAGTTCACGATGATAAATATCGTGTCGCTTGGTGACATTATGACCAACCATCGCAGAACATCTTATCCTTTGACACAGGAATGGCAGGATCTGGCAACATTTATTGCAGACAGAATTAAAATTGAAATTGAAAATTATTTTAGCAAGTATGATTCGTTCGACAAAATAATTTCTAACAGAAAGGATATTGAACCAAAAAATTCAGGGCTTGACAATAAATATGAACTTCTAATTTATGCAGCGATTAGGACAAAGAATAAAACTTTATTGGATTTTTACATTGACAAAAAATTAAGCAGACCTGTCATGCAAATCAGCAAAAGTGAGTATCTAAAGCCTGAAAATCGACAAATAGATGAGGTTGAATTTCTAAGCAAAATAAAAAAGTTGGCGTATGAAAATGACTTTGATGGCATTGAAGCCCTAATCACTAACATTGTTTAGACAAAAGATTTGCTGCTTTGAGGAGTTTATTTTTTATGGGCTGCCGAACAAATTTTTATATTTAATTTATCAAGTGGCTCTAAGTAGTAATTAGGCTATGAAAATTCTTCCACCACATTATGTCTTAAAGCGTTACTTGCAAGCCAAAACGATATACATCCTCATAGCGCTTATTTTTTATCAACTACAAGTTCAAAAATTTCTGAAAGATCTGGCATCAGTAAGTATTCGGGAAATTAGAGTTATAGTCCGAGCTGATTACACAAAGTTGGTTTGTACATAATCATTTTGTGTATTCTTGTGCGAACTATCCGCTGACAAAGCAACATACCATTTACAACTTTATAAACCTTCAAAATATGCAGAAAAGTCAAAAGTTGACTTTTTTCGTTTCTTTCAATAGTTTAATTGTAGCTTTGCGGCTTCAAAAAATGAGAAGATGATTACAGTTGAAAATTTAGCCGTTGAATTTAGCGGTTCTGTCCTTTTTAGCGAAGTTTCCTTCGTTATTAATCCTACTGATAAAATTGCCCTTATGGGTAAAAATGGAGCGGGTAAATCCACAATGATGAAAATTATTGCTGGTGAACAAAAAGCGAATCGAGGCCATGTACGTGCACCTAAGGACGCCGTTATTGCTTATTTGCCGCAGCATTTACTTACCGAAGATAACTGTACCGTTTTCGAAGAAGCAGCCAAAGCATTCAAGCAGGTTTTTGAAATGCGTGCCGAGATGGAAAAACTGAATCTTGCGCTTGAAACCCGCACAGATTACGATAGTGATGAGTACATGGCGATCATCGAGCAGGTTACCGAAATAGGTGAAAAATATTACCAGCTGGAAGAAGTTAATTATGACGCCGAGGTTGAAAAAGCCCTGAAAGGATTAGGATTCAGGCCTGAGGATTTTCAAAGACAAACCAAGGAATTCAGTGGAGGATGGCGCATGCGTATTGAGCTTGCCAAAATATTATTGCAAAAGCCAGACCTTATTTTACTCGATGAGCCTACCAACCATATTGACATTGAGTCGGTGATGTGGCTGGAAGATTTTTTAGTGAATAAGGCCAATGCAGTAATGGTTATTTCTCACGACCGTGCCTTCATCGACAATATCACCAACCGTACGATTGAAGTGACCATGGGACGGATTTTTGACTATAAAGCCAACTATTCCCATTACTTGGTGTTGCGTGAGGAGCGCAGGTCACATCAGATTAAGGCCTATCAGGAACAGCAGAAAATGATTGCTGATAATATGCAATTCATTGAACGTTTCCGCGGAACGTATTCCAAAACCAACCAGGTTTCCTCGCGCGAACGCATGTTAGAGAAACTGGAAATTATTGAAATTGATGAAATTGATAATTCAGCCCTGAAACTTCGTTTTCCGCCTTCGCCGCGCTCAGGGGATTATCCTGTTACCGTGAAAGATGTCTCTAAATCCTACGGAGACCATGTCGTATTTAAAAATGCGAGCATGACTATTTCAAGAGGAGAAAAGGTGTCGTTTGTAGGTCGAAATGGAGAAGGTAAATCGACGATGATCAAGGCTATCATGGGCCAGATCGATGTTGACGGGACCTGTCAGCTTGGCCACAATGTCAAGGTTGGCTATTTTGCGCAAAACCAGGCATCGTTACTGGATCCTAACCTTACCATTTTTCAAACTGTGGACGAGGTAGCAGAAGGAGATGTAAGAACCCAGATCAAAAATATCTTGGGAGCCTTCATGTTTCAGGGTGAGGATATCGACAAGAAAGTAAGTGTACTGTCGGGTGGAGAAAAAACGCGTCTTGCCATGGTGAAGCTTTTGTTGGAACCTGTAAACCTTTTGATTCTTGATGAACCAACCAACCACCTGGATTTAAAGTCAAAAGATGTTTTGAAAGAAGCGCTTCGAAACTTTGATGGCACGTTGGTACTGGTATCTCATGATCGCGACTTTTTACAGGGCTTATCCCAAAAAGTTTTTGAGTTTAAAGACAAACGTGTAATCGAGCATTTTGAAACGATTGATGCTTTTCTGGAACGTAACCGGATAAAAAGTATAGCGGATCTTCAACTTGCCAAATAGACAATGATTATAGCCTGATAATTGAAAGTTAATTGATTGTCAGGTATATAAGGTTTTGTTTTTATGTGGTTGGTCAGTGAAATGCAGTTATGACCTTGTTCAAAAACTGGAAAGCAAAAAAAAGCAGGTGAACTAATAAAACCTTACAGTAATTAGTTTTCGTTTACAATACTGTATGAATGAAACCGAGATCAAATCGCTGGTTTATGATTTCTATCCAAGAAATCTTACTTCATATGACGAAGGATACTACGAATCGAAGGAGTATCTTTTAAGAAAGCAATATTGTTCCCAGGCCAGGTCGGACAATAAGCGCTGGGAGGATTTTAAAGGTCAATTTCCTGAATTAAAAATCAATTTGTTTGATGGGCAAACGGCCAACTATTCTTTTTTAGGCAGTGTTCCATCATACGAATTTGCATTTAGTATCAGACCGGAAGGTTATCCTAATAAATGGGTGGTAATCTCTATATTTGTTAGTGTAATAGCGAAATATTGGTCTTACCATATCGCTGATATTTTTTTGGATAAACAGCCTGAGATCAGATATAATCTGGTTTACAAAGAGGAAAAAGATTGCATTTTAAAGACTGGAAACCTGATAGAAATTAATTTTCTGGAATATCAAATGTTAACCCCGGACATTCATCAAATGGTTATTGATGATATAGCCACCGACTTTACCGAAAGCCCTACGATTTTTCAGGCTTTATTTTATTAATTAATTTGCACAGCAAGACCAGTATTGAAAATCGATTATTTCAACGGATGAAGCATTTGGGGTTATTCTTCCAGATTTAGCAATTGCTTTTTCAATTCTGCGATATTGTTTTGATGCCTGGAAATCTTTTCTTTTGCCTCATTTGGATCAGTAGTATTTTTAAAAGCCACGGACTGACCTAAGGGATTCTGAATCTTACTTAACATCGCCATCGCCTTCTGGGCATCTAAGGTCTGTTTGAGCATGTTGATTTCAGCCTCTTCCAACTCAATATCATATTCAAGCTCTTTTCTTGATTTACTCATAAGAATTTTTTTTAGCCTGGTTATACTACGAATAGAATATAATTTTATTATTAAAATTTGTACTTTATTCTGCCTCATAAGTAAAGTTCGCTCAAAAATCGGTTTGAGTTAATAATAGCAATAAGGCTTGCTGCAAGCCGGCTGATTATCATCTTTTCCAACAAATGTATCACAAATGGACCGGAGAGAATTTCTTGCTTTATCTGCCGGCGTTTGCCTGGCACCTGGATCTGTGCAGTTAAGTGCAAACCAGCATACACCAATACCCATCATTGATACACACATACATTTGTTTGATACAACCCGTTCTCAGGGCGTGCCTTGGCCGGAGAAAAATGATAAAATTCTTTATCAACCCGCGCTCCCGGGCCGTTACCGAAGCATTGCAGAAAAGCTTGGAATTACCGGCGCCATTGCCGTGGAAGCCAGTCCATGGCTGGAGGACAACCGTTGGCTGATCGATACTGCCGAAAATGATAAAATTATTGTCGGCGTGATAGGTAATCTTGAACCAGGTAATCCGGATTTTGCCAAACAGCTCGGGCGTTTTCAGCAAAGTCCACTTTTCCTTGGCATCCGGTATGGAAATCTTTGGGGCCACGATATTGCAAGCCAACTAAAAAATCCCGGTTTTATTTCAGACCTTAGATCGCTTGCGCGGGAAGAATTGGTACTGGATACCGCAAACCCGAACCCAGCGCTGCTGGCTGCGGTAGTAAAGCTCACAGATCTGGTGCCTGATTTAAAAGTTGTGATTGATCATTTACCTCAGATGAGTCTACCGACAGACAAAGCGGTAGAAAAGTTGTACGAAGCAGATCTGCACGAGCTGGGACAAAGACCAAAAGTCTATGTGAAAATCTCTGAGGTTCTACGCCGCGTCAATGGCCAGATCCCAACGGAGCTGAGTTTCTACCGCGCGCGGCTGGACGGACTTTACAATACTTTTGGAGAAGACAGGCTGCTATACGGCAGTGACTGGCCCAACAGTGATCAATGGCTGCCTTTTGATATGGCCGGAATTTGAAGATAAAGGTGGTTTTTTGATATTAGACAAGTGGACGCCAATCGAACCTTACGGGACTGCCAAATTGTGGATTTCCGATCAAAAATTTATCATGTATCACCGAAAATATCTCAGGCTTGGAGCTACTGGTTACATGATGGATGGCAGCGGCTATGTTGCCAAATGTGAAGTGATCGAGTTGGTAAACCTGGTGTAGAAATTAAGGGTTGTAGATATTATTGGTTTTTTTTTAAAAGATCATAGATCAGAAAATGATGTCAAAAAAGATATCAATAATCATGACAATATTTTTTATTCATTACTTAAACTCTTTACAGGGTTTGTCAGTGTTGTTTTGAGACTTTGAGTGCAAATAATTATAAGCGTTAAAGTCAGCAGTAGAACCGGTGGAATAATGAAAACAGAAATGCCGGGAGTAATGTGAAAAGCATAATTTTTCAGCCAGGCATTAGACAAATAATAAATTACAGGAGTGGAGATAGCAGATGCAACACATACCATTTTTATAAAATCTTTTGAAACCAGTATAAGCAGACCGACCACCGAAGCTCTGAGTACTTTGCGAATGCCGATTTCTTTTGTTCTGAGTTTAATGACAAAACTGGAAAGTCCCAGCAGCCCTAAGCAGGCTATAATAATTGCCAGCATTGAGAAAAGAATGAAAATATTGCTTAGCTGAC
The nucleotide sequence above comes from Dyadobacter subterraneus. Encoded proteins:
- a CDS encoding amidohydrolase family protein, giving the protein MDRREFLALSAGVCLAPGSVQLSANQHTPIPIIDTHIHLFDTTRSQGVPWPEKNDKILYQPALPGRYRSIAEKLGITGAIAVEASPWLEDNRWLIDTAENDKIIVGVIGNLEPGNPDFAKQLGRFQQSPLFLGIRYGNLWGHDIASQLKNPGFISDLRSLAREELVLDTANPNPALLAAVVKLTDLVPDLKVVIDHLPQMSLPTDKAVEKLYEADLHELGQRPKVYVKISEVLRRVNGQIPTELSFYRARLDGLYNTFGEDRLLYGSDWPNSDQWLPFDMAGI
- a CDS encoding ABC-F family ATP-binding cassette domain-containing protein, which translates into the protein MITVENLAVEFSGSVLFSEVSFVINPTDKIALMGKNGAGKSTMMKIIAGEQKANRGHVRAPKDAVIAYLPQHLLTEDNCTVFEEAAKAFKQVFEMRAEMEKLNLALETRTDYDSDEYMAIIEQVTEIGEKYYQLEEVNYDAEVEKALKGLGFRPEDFQRQTKEFSGGWRMRIELAKILLQKPDLILLDEPTNHIDIESVMWLEDFLVNKANAVMVISHDRAFIDNITNRTIEVTMGRIFDYKANYSHYLVLREERRSHQIKAYQEQQKMIADNMQFIERFRGTYSKTNQVSSRERMLEKLEIIEIDEIDNSALKLRFPPSPRSGDYPVTVKDVSKSYGDHVVFKNASMTISRGEKVSFVGRNGEGKSTMIKAIMGQIDVDGTCQLGHNVKVGYFAQNQASLLDPNLTIFQTVDEVAEGDVRTQIKNILGAFMFQGEDIDKKVSVLSGGEKTRLAMVKLLLEPVNLLILDEPTNHLDLKSKDVLKEALRNFDGTLVLVSHDRDFLQGLSQKVFEFKDKRVIEHFETIDAFLERNRIKSIADLQLAK